Proteins encoded by one window of Desulfatibacillum aliphaticivorans DSM 15576:
- a CDS encoding DUF4372 domain-containing protein, with amino-acid sequence MSHHSTILSQLLQSIDRHDFNRIEKQGFLPGRSYRKLTRWGQFVAMTFSHLTQRTSLRDLEGQ; translated from the coding sequence ATGAGCCACCATAGCACAATCCTCTCCCAACTGCTACAATCGATTGATAGACATGATTTTAACCGCATCGAAAAACAGGGCTTCCTTCCCGGCCGATCTTATCGCAAGCTCACCCGCTGGGGGCAATTTGTAGCCATGACATTCTCCCATCTCACCCAAAGGACCAGTCTCAGGGACTTGGAAGGCCAG